ATAAATGTGATTGTAACGAACTTGGAGAtgaatatctatttatttttgtgcCCAATGTTTAATGAAAGtcggaaaaaaaatattgaaaccCTTCTTCTATATACGCCCAATTGCCTTAAAATATCAAATATTAatgtgttctaaaaaaaaaaaaaaagaaaaaaaaaagattttttgttcAAACTAGTTTGATTCATTAAAACAATACTAGCTGAATTCTGATTGTAACTGTCAccttacacatacatgtatattcaaATGAGAACATATATTATAAATGAATGCTTGAAATATGTGCTCATGTACCCGTGTATGATTTGTCACAGACTAAAACATTGTGTCCCTATACAAGTTACTATGTCATTCATGAAATGTTTTATTTAATTTAGGTTTCATTTGTTGGTTAAATCTTATTTTAATGTGAATATGTTTTGAAAGAATTGATTGCATGAGTGAGTTTATATAAATGGACCGATTGTCtgtttattgtctttcttttttttctggcgcatgtgttgttctctgtatttttttctgtaatgGTCGGATTGTGTGTCTTTTAGATCCATGTGCCCCtgtgggtttttaaaaaataaagtttcactgttcactgttcacgTAAGGATGAATGTTTATGACACCTGTACAACCACACATCTGTGTCcgtccatacacccacccacctgtcatgGCAACAAACTGTAAATCTATAAAATGCCGAACGATGAATAAACATATGGATAGTCAAAGACGTAGAACAGTGTGAGGACAAGTACCCTTAACTTAGGCAGAAAACCAACGCCAGAACTATTTTGAATAtgtgacctgtttatttattattgtcatgtccacacacaaacttaatgaagtaagaaggaaggaaggagagaaagaaagaaaaatgaaagaaaaaaatgtaataaaaagcaaagaaaagagccaatgtagaaagagacaaacaaacataactcACCAAAAAATGAAGAAACCAGGAGTTCTCATGTTCACAGCAACAGACATTTCGATGCGATTTCAGCGTCTTTCTGATGTTGCTTGCAACGAACTGTCTCAAAATATGTTGACACCCCTTTTTCATCATTACAGAGCGCGACAGCTGGATTCGTCAGTTTCAAGGCATGCGCAGCGCCGTTCAATGCAGGTCGCACATCTGTTTCATACACACAGTTTTTTACtggcaaaatgtgtgtgtttgtggagggagaggggtagaaggggggagtgttttattttgttgttgttgttggtgtgtgtgtgtgtgtgtgtgtgtgtggtctactgTCACAGTTTAGAATCGGTTTTTCAGATTTAaattgtcgtttgtttgtttgtttgttttatgtttattttgttttgttgggttttttgcgttttttgtcgttgttgttgttgttttgtttgtttgttttttgtgtgtgtttttttgcgtaTAATTGTGTTCCTGATGATAGGAGAATAATTTATGTCCCTTTTGTCACACAGTCCTTGAAACAGagtatcactttcttttggtctGTCTAGTGTATAAGACTCTGACACAAGAACATTCACCTGCCAAGTGAACCTTGTCCAAATTTGCTGCTTTGATGTCCTGTGCAGATTGTGTAATCACGAAGTTGTCAATGTTTGAATACAAAACTTTCAGCATGAGAACAGGTCTCCAGAAATCGGTGGAGAATGGATAAGTCTGGGTATGCATTGTTGTTGCATTGTGGTGTTTCAGTCAACATGATTTTATGCTTCGTGTAGTTAGTATGTTTGTACTGTTTGCCAGCTTGTCAGATTCATTTTAACGCATTTCATTCAATCCAAGCGCATATTGGTGTCGCTGGACATGTGTGGCAACCacccacacacgtgtgtgtgtgtgtgtgtctgtgtgtcagtgagagtaaaggaggggaggagagagagagagagtccgcgtTCTCATTGATAATATTGTTCacattgtgtgattttttttttcccaaccagTTTCATGGAAAGGAGGCCTAACAAATATACCATTCTCATTGTCTCATTCTCTGTTTATATAAATCAAGTCTAACATATTATGTGGGTTTGTTGTGGAATCATATTCCCGAAGTTTAAAAATATATGAGCTGAACTTTAtgtagaaaaacaacaatttGTGAAAAGTGAATTTTTATGTTTCTTTATGAATCTCTCAAATTTGACACCACTTTATTCAAAGATAGATTGATGATGATTCAGTATTGGTAAAACTGTTCCGCTGTCTCATctaaaatctctgtctgtctgtctgtgtctgcctgtctctcaattCGTTAATTCGTAGATTCTCAAAATACAGATTAGTTTTATTGATAGTTACTCGAGGATAAAGTTTCGTTGCTTCCATCATTAACTAAAATAAATAACACATGTAAACTTCTGTTATTGCCCCCTGTTCACATGGGGTGATTGCGTCacttgaagaaaacaacaaaacatcttgagtctctctctgtgtaacaaATCACTTTGTacatgttttgtcagttggtgacaATTCGTTATATGGTATCTTTTTGTACGTGTTAATTTTGGTGTTGTCTATTCGAAAATGCGGACAATTTTTCATGCAGGAACAAAAGGTTCCCAGCCGATGTTTTGTAGTGTTGATATATCGTGAAGCATGTGCACTGTTCCAAAAATAGGTGAAttgctcattggccaggaaaactgaagccaactggacgccatattgttactcgtatctggctgtcagtctgttgagaagtcgcctgctaactggtggtagtttctgaaaaAAACCATGAATCTTCGATGAAATTGTGTTATGCTAATCTCCacaacatgccaaatgttgtgtcttgattgatatctgccaatggtttatttaccaaagttattacaggaaaacagtacgCTGACACgttgcgcaaacttgctgtggaggcacacacaggaatataAGCTTAAATAACACCAAGCAAGTGAAagtttgccgtgaagccagctgagcactcagCTAAATAAATGAAGtttgcgctatactgacacgagtagcaaaatggctgattgaacacttctgcTGGCTTCAGTCAGCAAAGGGCCTCGAAGAAGGCAAGCGCTGCCCATCAGTTTTTAGACCAATGAGCATGTGAAGGTCGTTTTGTAACCTGTTAATTGTTAACGTTAGGCCAGTTCCGTTTCCCtgaactggtttatttttgctAATGTCAGTCATTGCCGTTTGACTCTTGGGTCAGAAACATTCCCGTGGGAACAGCATCGTCTGATTATTGCAGATTGAGTGAAGGTATTTATTGATCTCTTTTATTTTGCCAAAGAAACTAAATATATTTTTGTTCTTGATAATTTTGTCAATATTCGGCTATGACTGATTTCCGTTTAATGTTGAAAAAGGgttttacttttaaaaaaaattttaaaaaaagaaagaaacaaagaaacaaaaaagaaaagaaactctctctctaaATTCGTAAATTGTCTAGATACTTACAGATTAGTTTTTATAAGAGATACTTGAGGAAACAGTTTCACTGCTTCCATAAATATATATAGAATAAATGACACATAAACTTTTGTCATTGctccctgttcatatggggctatggcattaattgaaaaaacaacaaaccatcttgactctctctctctctctctctctctctctctctctgtctctcaagttgTAAATTCTCTTGATACTTACAAATGAGTTTTATTGATAGTTACTCGAGGATAAAGTTTCGTTGCTTACATCGATTACTAAAATAGATGACACATACACATCTGTTATCGCTCCCTGTTCATTTGTGGCAATGGCgttaactgaaaaacaaaaagtagattctattctattccattactCCATCACTCAGCACAGATTTGTAATGTTTAAAATAGTCTGTATTTACGTTGTTCCCATAATGTGGTAGCCAGCTGTGCCTGTCAGGGTACCAGTCAGTATCAGGCCAAATAATTCCGATTATCAGCGATTAGAGAATTGAGAGTATTCAGATGACGTGATAGATCCTTTTTggtgacaaataaacaaatgatagaCAAAACTGATTTTTAGAAGGATTACATAGTTGTTTTTACCTGTCTACAGTGGGAAATGTGTGTACTTCCAGTAAACACACCACTTCAAAATGAATGCcactaaaacaaaagaaaataatgatagagataaacaaaaacataagAAACCAGAACCAAAATGCCACCtctatgatgatcattatcaaaGATTCATTCCATAATATCTCCATAACTGTACACATTCTATGACAGACAATATTTACGTAAAACGAAAACAGCATCAAAATGTCCAAATCATTTGTACATGTCAAAACAACTCTCATCTGCTCAAACAGATAGTGGAAACACCCGAGTTTTGCTAATGAGTCCTCTTACATGCCACTTTTTCCAAATGTGCCTGCAAGCTGCATTGATAGAAATACACTGGAAAGCATCAGCTGTGAGATCCCTGTGTGCACATATGCCAGTGTTGTGTGGTTCAAAATCTTTTTTGTAGCCAATGGTTAACTGTATCTCTTTCAGAATGAAGGGCATGTCTTCACTTATGCTTTCAAGTTGGCCAATATAAGCCTGAGGCCAGGAACATACTGGGCATATTCTGTACATGGGTATGAAGTGTCGATCTTCatgctgtcttgtcttttccgTGTGAATGAAGTACTTGATGAATTCTGGGAAAGTGACGTCATGCCCACACGTTCTCCATGTAGAGTTTGGGCGGAAGTTTCTCACGATGTACTTTCCATGCAACATCCAGTTCTTTGTATTTGGTGAAATTTTTTTATCAACATAGGCAGACAGGAAACGTGAGTAAGGTTCACGCACGAACATGAACGTGACGTGCTTGTGTCTGAATTCTTTGAGTGTTTTGTCTTGAGTGTCACTTGTCTGAATTTTGTGGCTGATGGCTTTGAGAACAAATTCCCACGATGTGGATGAtgtttacagagacagagagagtaatgaATAAAGCTGTAAGCATTGCCAATTCATTGAAGTAGGCCAATTACAATCTAAATGCAATCCGATTTACACTTTTTTTGAGTAATAAGTTTGTAATCAGATCGTGGGGGCAAAACGCCCGGAATGTTGGGACACTACGCCCACACTAGGCGCTTTGCCTCTTTGCGTAGGGGCGTTTTGCCCAGCGTATAGGGCAAGAAGGCCAGAAAATGTTTTCAATTGATCACCTCTTACGTATAATTGTTTATTTCAATTTTCGATTGCTTGGGATATGTTATTGCGTGGTTGGGCGTCTATCGTTTACTGTTGGTTATGAAGTGTTGTGAAATCGGAATTCTCGTTAAAGGGGGCCTCTTGCCCTGAATTactatacatacagacatatatatatatatatatatatatatatatatatacacgtgtgtgtgtgtgtgtgtgtgtgtgtacccagtgCATTGGGTCTATGCATAATTcgtttctggtttttttgtttttttgagttcTTTATTTGTCTTTACTTTTTTACAGTTCAAAGCAGATGAGATACAGCGAATTATGGATCAATCTGAAACCAAATACCAATTGCTCATTCTCCCGTGTCCTGTAAGCTCACATCTGGTCAACACAAATCGATGATGAAACCCAGGTTTCTGTCTTGCATGTttgcatttctctccctctctcacacacacacacacacacacacacacacacacgcacgcacgcacgcgcgcgcgcacacacacacacacacacacacacacacacacatacgcacgcacgcacgcttgcgtCTCACAAACCTTCCTggcccacaccacccccactttttctTCTCGTCCAAATCAATTTTGTGGAAAGACATCGAATGCGTTCACACAtgttggcacacacacgcgcgattTTCTTAAAACCTTTTTTCCCGTCTGAGGCGGTTCCGTTTCCATGAAATGTAAGATACATATACAAGACAacatacagaaaagaaaattgaatAACATGAAATTTAGAAGTCTCCACTAATAAATCTCAATGATAACAGCGATGAGGAAAACGCAGATATTTTCACTTCCCAATGACAGTATgggaaaacaacatcaaaacaacaagaaacaaatagaaaagttaggcaagaaaacaacaacagcagcaaacaacaaaaaGGTTAATTGCACACAGTCTACAATATTGAGGAAGTATCATGGCAAAAGGAAGGAATGAACAGAACTGGCATATTATCCACACAATAGCATGCATAATTTACATACAGGtattaacatacacacatacatatattttcatcgaaagtttcagtttctcaagaaggggtcactgttcggacaaatccatatacactgcaccacatctgcaaggcagatgcccaacatgcttagtcaggccttgagtacatacatacatatttgtgtacctatcagagtggatttcttctacaaaattttgccagaggacaatgctctcgttgctatgggttctttttcagtgtgtgttgaacacgggacctcggtttatcgtctcacccaaaagaatagacgctcagtttgattttccagtcaaacttgggagagggcgagaccgggattcgaacccatccCCTCACagacactctgtattggcagatgatcgccttaaccattctcccaccttcctccttcaacaGCCAGGTTTGTATATTCATCAGTGACAATTTTGACATGTGTTAAGAGGTATCTCTAATCATTGACTGATAAGGAAGCCACTTTATTGTGTTCTTCTATTTTGTTATGTAAAGAAAGATGCATTCAAATGCAGTCAAATCTAGTGTGCAGTTTTTAAATTTGCATTTATAAATATGCTTTTTTCCGGGGAGCATTAATGAATTTGATACTTAGTCTGTAAGTGAATTTTCATCAATTCTGAATCATAGAATATGTTCGTTTATTTTTGTGTTTAAACACACTACACATTTTGCTTTCATTAATTTCTCGAAGTTTGTTTTTCCAGAAACGTTGAGACCTGGACCTCCAGAAAACATGGTCAATACTAGTGATCTTTCTCTTCCATGCAGAAATCACAGTAATTATTATCTTATATTCCCATTTATTCTATAACTATTTTTATTCTCGAGAATCACGTGTACAATATACATTTGAAGCCATCTTATTttaacttttttctgttttctttttctttctttttttttcccctccttttttcttcttttttgctgttgttgattttttttttcatgaaataatTGATCTTTTCCTAGTTTTTTACTCATGCAAGAGTGTGGAAGTTTGTTTTCTGTTATGAATATATCTCCTTACCTCCTTTAGGTCTGAATTTTTTTAGCAGCTCTAAAACGTTATGAATATAATTATTTGGCTAATCTATTCATGTTTGTCAAGTTTACATTCATTCCATGTCTTGAGTTGAAATCATTTTATGTCAGAAAAGTTTTCAAGGGATTGTGGTATCAGTGTGTGCTTTCAGTAGATGCACATCTTGGAGAATTAACGACATTACTTTGGTATGCGTGTTTTACTATGGTGttcgaaacaaaataaaacgggaCTAAATTCAAAATAACATGAAACATTACAAAACAATAATGCCAGCTTTGTGATGAATATCATCAATTATTTTCCGCAAAACATCTCCATAACTGCACACATTCTATGACAGACAATAtgtgaaacaaaaacagcatcaaaACGTCCAAATTATTTGTACAGGTCAAAATAACTGAAGTTCGGGTCTGGTATGAAAGGTACCTTGGGGAACACTTCCTCCGGCTCAGGATCAAATCCAAACAGTTCAAAATCCATCGACAACAACTTCTTCACTTCCAGTCGATCCTCCAGAGACACCTGGGCAAATGCCTCTTTCAGTGCTTCCTTCTTTTGCCCCACGCGGAATCTCCTCTCTCCTGAGTGAGCTTGGGCAGTCAAGGCTGCGGTGATAAAATCCGTTATGTTAAAAGAAACTCTCGTCTGCTCCTGTTTGAGTGGAAACGCCTGAGTTTTACTAATGTGTCCTCTTACATGCCACTTTTTCCAAATGCGCCTGCAAGCAGTATCGATAGAAATACACCGCAAAGCACCACCAGTGAGATCCCTGCGTGCGTTTGCGCCAATGTTGTGTGATTCAAAATCTCTTTCATAGGCAACTGGTGACTGTATCTCTTTCAGAATGAATGGCATGTCTTCACTTACAGTTTCAAGTTGGCCAATGTAAGCATGCGGCCATGAACATACTGGGCATAGTCTGTACATGGGTATGAAGTGTCGGTTTTgatgttgtcttgtcttttccatGTGAATGAAGTACTTGATGAATTCTGGGAAAGTGACGTCATGTCCACACGTTCTCCATGTAGAGTTTGGCCGGAAGTTTCTCACGATGTACTTTCCATGCCTCCGCCAAAAGCTCGCTTCTGgtgaaaaaaaattatcaaagtaGGCAGACAGGAGACGTGAGTAAGGTTCACGTACGAACATGAACGTGACGTGCTTGTGTTTGGATTCTTTGAGTGATTTTATGTCTTGAGtgtcactttttgtttttttgctaatgGCATGGAGAATCTGTTTCCATGTTGTGGATGACGTTTTCGGAATCGGACAGTAAGACACTGACACGTTCATAATGGGAGGATGGAAGGGCAGTCTGATCCTACGACGGAAACCACTCTTCAGACTGGGAGAGTTTATGTGAAGTCTGCAGGCGTTCTGTACCGTTTCCCATCTCTTTGTGAAACGGAGCACGTCCTCTGGGTTGAGTGCTGAGGGGGACAGTCTGGTGCTCTCTCTGGACTCAGAGAACCTCTGAAaagaaaagcacagagagagagggagagagagagagagaacacacgcgtgtgcatgcatacactttCTGCCTTTCTTGTGTCGTGCAAGCTGTCaagtctatacatatatatatatatatatatatatatagatatatatatatatatatatatatatatatatatatatataagtactgttttgtgtttgctCCCTTTATTTTGGGAAGGGAAGTCATTGCAttcttgttggtggtttttttttgttttgctttttttctgtccctgtcactgctttccatagatgtgtgtgtgtgtgtggggagggggggggggcgtgtgtttgCAATGACGTATTGCACTTTACAAATGTCGTGTATTATTGCTCGTGTTTTTATCATTGTTCAGAACGTCTACAATGAACCATTTTAGGTGATGATGTTGTGTGCAATTTTTTTAtcttgttgtttctctgtgtatccAGTTTTGGGCtacacctcccctcccactccaaaTTTTGATGTCTTTATTGACTGCGATTGGCATCTAAACGAATCAATTAATAACTATTTTTTCCCTTTACCTTACCATCCATTCTGTGTTTTAGACCCCCATGACTTCAGTTGACATCTTTTATGAATTTTGTCAAAATCGTTTAGAACTAATGGCGATTACAAATCCCGTCAATTTAATGGATGACTGTTTAACTCTGTTCGGGATCAAGAAATATCAGTCACTCtagggaggatgagggagaaaAAGATGTGGAGTGACAGATAATGTTGTGTCTCTAATAATTACGAGCCATGTATAGAATGTAGTGATGACAGTGAGATAATACAGTTCATGTGATgacataatatgatatgatataacataatatgatatgatataacacTTATAGTGTAATATAATTTGTCTACTTATCTACGTGTGCATGCAGGGGAAGGGGGTTAGGGTTTAGAGAGAGTCAATATTTATGGCACGGTGGTCCAGTTTTATCAACAGGTGTCTTTACACCTGACTGTACTGAAAATCGTATGTACGTCATTCAGATATGAATCCACTCACCAGTGCTGAAGTTATGCTTCCCAACGCGATGTGAGAAGAAACTGGAAACAAATAAGGAAAATCATATAAAATATACATTTGCATTTTCGTGCACACTTAAATatgtgcagggagagagagagagagagactgaacactgaaatgttttaaattAATGAATAGGCCATTAGCCCATGTCAACaggggtggttacaagtccatgcagaggtacaacacaaacattttACTATTAGCAACATACTTTCAAAGCCTTGccaaggaacacagccaagcACATGACCAATAATTTGTTTCACTCGCAAAAAGCAATAAAGTCAAATAtctgatctcatcagcgaagacaaacttttcttctcaagttctcgatgccacatccaccaaatctctttactctatcatgtcaaaatAATCTTCTTGGTACTGTAAAAAAGACtcccttccttctgcctacactttatttgaactccccagtgtcttcttctctttcctttttgacaaagtccaaaatattcgtaccatcttagaccaaatccCTTTcaaacctgctcatcctgatcctcaattcaacggcactcctcgccattcctttaatccattcactgaaacagaagtccatgaaatcctgaaagaaatgacaaaaatcccgtgagctcgatcctataccagcctctgtcttttcccagtgtgtctcacagcttctccccacaatcaccaatattgtcaactcatcccttctcactggaacgtttccatccactttcaaaactgcaatcgtccagcctcttctgaagaaatccaactttgatgcaaacattttgaaaaactatcgaccagtttctaatcttccattcctgtccaaactccttgaaaaagctgtcctgaagcagctcaacaatcacctttgtttcaacaatctcatccacccatttcagtcagcctgtcgtgctgaccacagcaccgaaacaactctcctccacatcctcaataacctactgctagcgtccgactcaggacagatttcccttctcactcttctcaacTTGTCAGTCGCCTTTGATACaatagaccattcagtccttctttcccgtcttcattttacatttgtcaacaacggcactgttctaaactggttcaaatcttatcttgctgattgattccagtctgtcattgttgataatttccagtctgaacccgttaaaactgaacatggagtcccacaggggacgTATAATTTATTATGATAAGACAGTTGTTTTTGAGTGAAAGCAAACAGAGTAAAGACATGGTCGATGGTACCGTATTTCTTCTTAAAACCTGCCTGACTTTCATTTTTACACTGTTCTCCTCAATCCACTGACTAAGTCGCTGATTTAAAATGTGGCTATAAAGTTTACTGCAAACATTCAGAAGGGAAATATCCCTATAATTGTCGGGAGAGTTCTTATCACCTTTCTTGTGAAGTGGCTGAATGACAGCTTCTGTTCACTGggattgaaatatatatatatctacctgaCGTGAACAATTTGTTGAAAAGAATAACCTAAAATGGCACAATAACGAGAGCCGCGCGTTTGAAAACCTCCCCTATTCTGCCATTGGGGCCCGCAGCTTTTCCGTTTTACAGAGCATGAATAGCTGTGAATACCTCGCCTTCAGTTATATCTTTTTCAAGAACATCAGTATCATATTGgtcatgcgagagagagagagagagagagagagagagctcagttcagatcagttcagttccagTTGGGTCAAGGCCCTGTAGTCTGCACAGAGTCGTACAAGGCTGAGAGTTCTGTCCATGTactgaagaggcagagaaggaaacATGGAAACGAAGGATTCACGTATTAAAACGTCAGAACTGGTGGTTCGTTACATCAGGTCACTCACCATATTTACATACTCATGCATACTTGTGTTTGATTCGTTTCAGTATCTTCAAGAACGGGAAGTAGTTAAATCTGACGCTTTCATATATTTCCTTTATAATTTCTCAAAACGACTGGATATCTTAATCAGTACTTGTGTAACTTCCTTGCCATTGTCAAATtaagtggaaaacaaaaaacaaaacaaaataaacagaaacaacagTGGCAAAACGAACTGTtaaaacaccctctctctctcgattcttCCCTCTCAGtatgaatttacacacacacacacacacacacacacacacacacacacactgacggaaagATGAGCGATTAGTGATTCAGCATGATTATATAGACTAACGTTGTTGACATACAGTAGCCAGAATTACAGGATGATATACATTACCTCATGTTATATATTAATGAACACCTTTGTGCAACCAGAAAGTGGTTCTGTCGCCATGTTGGCTACATTGATGTCCAGGAAAGAGTAATCTTTTCTCCTGGAATTCTATATTCAGTATTTCAAACAAAACAGTTGCTTCCAGTTTCCATACCTTCCAGTGAGGAAACAGTGACATAGAAGACGGCAACAGACACGACAAGAAGAAACAGCATGAAGGCTTTCCGTTTCTTGCTGC
This portion of the Babylonia areolata isolate BAREFJ2019XMU chromosome 16, ASM4173473v1, whole genome shotgun sequence genome encodes:
- the LOC143290820 gene encoding uncharacterized protein LOC143290820, translated to MSVAVNMRTPGFFIFCKKRKAFMLFLLVVSVAVFYVTVSSLEVSSHIALGSITSALRFSESRESTRLSPSALNPEDVLRFTKRWETVQNACRLHINSPSLKSGFRRRIRLPFHPPIMNVSVSYCPIPKTSSTTWKQILHAISKKTKSDTQDIKSLKESKHKHVTFMFVREPYSRLLSAYFDNFFSPEASFWRRHGKYIVRNFRPNSTWRTCGHDVTFPEFIKYFIHMEKTRQHQNRHFIPMYRLCPVCSWPHAYIGQLETVSEDMPFILKEIQSPVAYERDFESHNIGANARRDLTGGALRCISIDTACRRIWKKWHVRGHISKTQAFPLKQEQTRVSFNITDFITAALTAQAHSGERRFRVGQKKEALKEAFAQVSLEDRLEVKKLLSMDFELFGFDPEPEEVFPKVPFIPDPNFSYFDLYK